aatttattttacacaaattattttgattaaaattgCTTTGTGTGAATACAGTTCAAATGGAAAGTTAATTAGTACACTTaaaatgtgtaatatatatatatatatatatatatatatatatatatataaaactacagtattttagtTCCTAACTTTAtcacctttttttgggggtccatttatatggagactcgtttgagcgtctgcctcacagttctaagttctggggttcaaatcccggccccacctgtgtggagtttgcacgttctccccgtgcctgcgtgggttttctcggggcaatctggtttcctcccacatcccaaaaatatgcaacattaattggacactctaaattaccccaaggtgtgactgcgagtgcGGCCGGttatttgtgtttgtctctatgtgccctgcgattggctggcaaccagttcagggtgtatcccgcctcctccccgttgaccgCTGAGATAGACTCCGGCCCTCCCCTGCCCTCCTGTTGTAATGCAAAATTCCAGTCTAAAGCTGACAAAATTTACATGGAattgtttgaaattaaaaagtAGATTCATGAAACATTTCTTATACCATGTCACACAGTCTTACTGGTCCAGGATCTTACTTatattttatatccatccatttttttttttttgccgcttatcctcacgagggtcgacgggagtgctggagcctatcccagctgtcaacgggcaggaggcggggtacaccctgaagtggttgacagccaatttgcagtgcagatggagacaaacaactgcactcacaatcgcacctacgtgcaatttagagtgtccaattaatcttggatgtttttaggatgtgggaagaaaccggagtgcccggagaaaacccatgcaaggcacgggaagaacatgcaaactccacacaggcggggccgggattgaacccgtgtcctcagacctgtgaggccaatgctttaccagctgatccactgtgctgctatgtttgatatacagtatatatatatatatatatatatatatatatatttgtatttttaggaaTAAACCCTCTCTCGTTTTTCATGAACACTTTAACCTAATagactactgtattttaatatcaATCATGATAGTTGTATTTGGAGAGTGTAGATTTACTTTTTTGTTAGTACTGCTTGATGTAACCAgttttgggaaccactgcagCGGGGAGGGGGCTAAAGTTCAAGGCGGTGGACAAGAGCAGCTGCCTGGACAGTGGCAGcgagacaaaaatacaaaagagcAAAGGAACACGGGGAAACCGGCGGATTAGCGCGCGGCGCGCTAAGCATCGGGTTTAAGCGCGTAAAGCGGCAAATCGAGCGGCAGGAGAAACACAGGCAGCTGATCGGAGGGGGGGCCGCACAGCAAACGAGCGCAGATCAGCGAGCTTCCAAaaggaaagcccccccccccccctccccctgcccAAACTGGATTTATGAAAGTTGGAAATGGGACTCCGTGGGGGCTttcaagaccaaaattgactcTACATTGCATTATATTGTGACGTATTCTTAAGAAGAGTACTTCACAAGTACTGtagtccatttttttgtacttttatgaCAGATGCAAATGTTTCACTCCCCCCGATTTCTTTTATTGATGATACACAATATGAATGAAAACCATTAGTTGTATTGAAGTTaagaatatatatttaatacaaTTTTAGCTGTTTTTGTTAGTGTAGATGCTATTGAAAATATCACTCATCATATTTTGCACTTGTATGAATGTTGATCAACACTGattatttacaaatatattttttattaaaacagCAGTTTGGTTTGAATAGAATAAATACAACATTTAAATGGTGTAAAGTTTAACATGATAAATGGATTATTTAGTCATTTACCATCTTTTTTTACTCTTTAATTATTGATATAAAGCatacaaaaatgttgtttccacTTAGTGGTGAACtaatttttacaaaatttcttaaattatttttgctaaaatattaaattattgaaataatgcattaactaaaaataaataaatatatggaTATTGATATATGAAACCAAATAAATTGGTACAACTATACACttgaataacatttaaaaatgtctatGTATAATTCAGTGCCATTTTTCAAAAACTATTTTAGttgtcgatttaaaaaaaaaaaaaaaaaatggtagttaACTCAGTTTTACCTGTCTTCAATAATAGAGTCATCTTAATATAATTTCAACACAATTAGAAATacaatttcataaaatgaaaattcatcATGTAAcctatttttaacaaaaaatccATAAAGGTGTATTATTCGGAAACGACTTGAGCAATTCTGCTGTCAAGCTTCTGAAATGCATCGTTTTGCATTAATTATGCGACGCATGCATCAATAGACTTACGGTGTTCCCTGCAAGAAaaaacacgcgcacacacaaaaaacaatgcattagTCACCCGCGTCTCCATCATGTCATCCGACGGCCATCTTGTCATGTACTCACTCGTATCCCTCCTCGCTGTCCGACATGTTGCAAAACAAAGTACCTGCACTTTTAGGGGGTGGGAAAAAGTTATTGTGTGatgcagaataaaaaaaaaaaaaaattaaattaacaacTGCAGACTCACCGGGATCAGACGCTCCTTGGAGATGTGGACGAGTGGGAACCGCACCActctgttccccccccccccccgcccgggTAAGCTTTTAAACCGGGCCCCGGATCACATGGCGGCACAATGGCGGCGGGCGCATACCTGCAAACAGATGGCGGCGCgcatttaaaatgtacattctCACTGGACGTGCGTTGACTATTTTTACACGGAAAAAACCTGGACGCCGACACTACAAGAGGTTCAGAGGGGATTAGAAGGTGGGCTTAGTGAGACGTGTAAACTTACTCTGGGTGGCTCTCAGGGGCCCCCCAGGCCTGCTCCTTTGATTTGGAAGAAGACTTTTATTGTGGCCTTGGCCGCCCCTGAACGAGTGCCACGGTTGTGTAACCGGGACCAAAAGTGGAGGCATGATCCGATTGTGAGCAGCCAAAACGCTCGCCCACTGGACCGTCTTCAACCTTTGCTCGCTCAACACGGGAACACAGCTGCATTCAAGAACTTTCCACACTCCCTGGggggtaaaacaaacaaacaaaaaaaaaaccattgcgTTTTCTGGCCTTCAATCACAAGAAGGGTGCTGATGCcgactcgggggggggggggtgaagaatAATTGGGAGCACCAGCGGCAGATGGCTACGATGTACCTTTCTCTTAAAACACCTTTTAGTAGATAAAAGAGTATACACAGCCTCGTTCAAATGTTGTAATATTCAGTATaccgtttttaaaaaatgacaccaaGATAAATCAATTCAAAACTTTTCCCACTGTTAATGTGACctatttcctgtatttttaaaatcttttcaggagaaaaaataaacattgataACTGAAACAAGCCTCAATATTGAGGATGTGACTGGGGCCAATTTATAGTGCCTTTGATCAACCCTAAAAGTTCAGATGCACTAGTAGGTGTTTTCtggtatttaatttttatttatttatttttgtcacgttAAAGTTTTTTCGGGGGAGGTGGTTTGCAAATAATCTCTTCCGAGCCCAATGTTTTaggtcaaatattttgaaatgatttatggGCTCtctttaacccattcgtgggcagcgtcccactTTTGGGACATTGTATCCTTCATTATATCAAAATAGTTTCGTGTTTTAATccgaagccataatttggtatcaggagaggataactcatcggtcaaagttagcgcGGAGTAATTTCCCTTTCCCTCCTgccccaacatggctgcctcaagtacacatggagcgttttccaagacaagaaagggaaaaatgtcagtatgcaaccaaatttgtcttcaaaatgctaatccatcactgttattaatgcgtaagtgtcgttctagaataaaaATTGATTAATAAACACATCTCGAGTATGTCCCACTTCGCAggactgataacatacccgtcccaaaATAGTCttgctgcccgcgagagggtgcatcttttttgccctttgttttatctgttaaacaaaaaagaagtatttccttgattgtggcctgttaggagacttttatctcaataaggcaaaaaaattgccacgctgcccatgaatgggttaaaaaaaaaaaaagtctggcaaTTCAACAGGTCtatgttggcatttttttaagcTAGCTTTCTTGCTATAGCTAGCTTGCTTTCTTGCTAGCTAGCTATCTACAGAGCTCTGAAAAGTATTCCTTCTTTTATGTTAAAGCCTTATTCCACAATGGATGAAATTAATTCAATCTCATTCAAAATTTCCCATAAACACCTCGAGGAATCCGTTGCAGATCTCCCAGTGACAAAATCTCCACATGGACGCACCAACGTCCCTGTCTCTCCATCCAGAGATTGAACAGCCTTCGTTCCCACAGACTGAGTTGACATCCCCACCTTGTGGTCAAAGAGAACACTGACgttaaaatacaaatgagaaAACATTTTGCTCACAGCCACGCTTAGGAATGTTTGCATGCCATCATCACATTGAGGCAAAATTCCCCATCTTGTGCTAAACGAGAATTCCGGTCTTGTAAATCCGCAGGTAATTGGTGCCCATTACAATTGACAACAAATGGCTAAATCCCAAAAAATCTTGAATATGCAATGATAAAAAGTCAATTGCcatttttgtgtgcgcgcgtgtgtgttaaTTGGGGGGGTGTTGGTTTCCTCGTCCAgtaagaaaaatgaataaaatattgtagAGAAATCCTCAGCGATGAATTATCAGGTCCTCCactgtaattgtaatttttgtcgTTATGTGTTCAGAGCACTGCGACAAAATGTTATGACtcattaataaacatttaaCTCAATCCCCAGAAGCCGGTTCCACTTAGCAATATGCAATTTGGTAAACGTCCATcaaaagtaaaagtacaaaaaaaaaaaaagctcgagTGTTTCTATAAGTTGGGTTTGAACTGCGACCAAATTTGAATCATAATCAACCAAAGTGCCGGTGGAGCACGGCGGTGAAGTTTGCCGACTTGGAATGAGGCGCAAAACACATATTGAGTTTTTGCCGTGCGTTTATTCCCGCGTCACGCAAAGAGAACACGCAAAATGAAGTCGAgacaacgacgacgacaaaaATGCTGAGCGAGTGTGTGTCGCCTTCTCCTGGACTGAAACGAAGCCAGATGGTTTATTTATTCCGTGAGCAGGTCTACTGCCCGGGGCCCTTTGCGGCGTCAAACATCTTCATGCGGCCCTCCATGCCCGACATGGCCTCCACGTTCTTCCTCCAGTCGCTCACCTCCGCCGTCTTCTcctgcagaagaagaagaagaagaagacagtcaGCTTTGGAAACGTTCCGAGTCCGCGCTCAGTATGCTGCGCTACCGACCTTCTCCGTGTCTTCCTTCTTGACCGACTTGAGGTTGGCTCGCAGGTCCAGGGACACTTTGTGCTTGGAGCCCAGCAGCGAACGCAGGATGGCGTCAGCCGAGACTCTCACCCGCCGAAGGTTGGGTCGCTTGAACTTTCCTCGTAggtccagaaccttgatgttcAGGTCTTTGATCTAAACCAGACAACACAAGAACAGTTTCCCATCGGGCGACTTTGGACTTCCTTCTTGTTGTTTTTACCTCTCGGGCGTTGTGCATGACTTTTGCCTCGATGTCGTAGCGTTCCTCATCCACCACGTCGATTTTGGAGTGTAGCTCTTCACAAAGTTTCTACATAGACATGAACAAGCTCACATCACTGCCTGGGTTTCATCAGACTTTAGTCCAGGTCAAGCCCGGAGGACTTAGTCATCTTTTGAAGGCATCCAACGTGCTGGCAGGAAAATTCATGGCGATCCAGATTGtgctcttttgttgtttgctgtATTTAATCTTGCTGAGATGATTTTTCGAGGATTCACTTTGCAAAATTCACTTCCTGAATCCAGTTCCACTGAGGACCGTGAGATTTGGTCGACACGTCGATCATTGCTGGACAGACAAACGTCTCAAGAAGCCAGGAACTCTGTTTTCGATTGAACGAAGGCATTTAAGTATCATTTTGACCATTGGACGAGTTTAAGTTGCTCGTAAATTTAATAGATTTGCTACGTGACGTGGGTGGTGGCAAATTGCCGAATACTGAAATGTTTCCCTGCGGCACAGTGAAGCAGCTGGTTAGTCcgtcccgtgtggagtttgcacattctcccagtgcctgtgtgggtcttctccaggcactccggtttcctcccacatctcaaaaacatgcaacattaattggggatTGCCCGTAGATGTGCTCGTGAGAGCGACttttctctgtctccatgtgtcctacGATTGGCCAGAAACCAGTTGAGAGTGTACCaaacctcctgcccgatgacagctgggattggctccagcactccctacgaACCTTGTGTAGCCATACTTGAAAACACACAAGAAGTCTGCCTTTTCACTTTCCAGGGGGTCAGTCAATGTCAAACTCTTTCTGGAGATTTGATCTGattgtggggattttttttttttttttgggggggggggtcttccgTGAAATTCAACCCCCAAAGCCACTTTCGCAgaccatccatggcatttggaAGACAATTCCATCATGAGtagatggacaaaaaaaaaaaaaagactcaagaaCTCAGACCTCAAAAGACACGGGATGtcttccattttggtttgaagaggACGTTTCCAGGATTCCTTCAAAATGGAACTCGTCTGGGAGATTTGATCAGAATGCTCCCAAACGTGAGCCAGAAATACTACGCAGATTTGTTCCGGAAGAGTCCCAGGAAGTTGTCACCCTTGTGTGGGCGGAACATGGATCCAAAGTTTGATGACTTGTGGTCAAACACAGAACTCGAACAACGCCATTGCAAAATTCAGCCCTTCGAGACGGTGTCAATAACTAACACGGAACTTGCCAGACGCGTCTAACACCAGAAGAAAAGCCCAATGCCGCGAAAGTAACATCTGCCATTTTGTGTCAATGCGGCGATTTTAGGGTCCCTTTGGCCTTTTCCGGGATTGCGTCAAAATGGAACTAACCCTCGATTTTGTCAGATTGCTTTTAAACGAGATGGGCGATTTGCGTTTTGGTAATTTCTGTCACTGCGGCCGGCAAAGTTTCTCTCTTTGCACTCTTTCACTTCGTCAGGTGCAATTTTCTTCTTACTTCTGTGATGAGCAGAGGAAGAAAACAGTCTTGAGAACATGTTAAATATTTTGAGTTTGTCCATTTCCGAGATCTCGTCTGTTTCTCTTTGCCGAGCCAATGGAAAAGCGAGATTTTGCCACTGGGACGGATCAAATCTCCAAGCGGCGTCGCGTACCTGCAGCTCCTCTGAGCTCATTGAGTTGATGTTTAAGACGGGCGCTTTTTCCTCCAGGTACTTCGCCTTCTGCTCCTCCTTCTCGGCCAGCTCTCGCTCCAGATCCTCTTTGGCTTTGGCCACCATCAAGCTCTACCGCACAACAACAAACGTTTGATTTCCGTCACGTTGGCGCGTTCGGGCAAAAGCTCACCTTCAGCATGAGCTTGCGAGAAGCTGAGATTTTCGATTTCCTCTGCGGGGAACAAGGAGACGCGAGTGATTACGTGGGCGTGCGTGGACATACGTGAACGCGGTGTTTTGAAAGCCTCACCTCGGGCCTGCAATGGAAGCATTGGAAACACACGACAGGGTTAAGTGTCATCACGCCGATTGTGTTT
This portion of the Syngnathoides biaculeatus isolate LvHL_M chromosome 10, ASM1980259v1, whole genome shotgun sequence genome encodes:
- the LOC133506905 gene encoding troponin I, slow skeletal muscle-like, producing MTLNPVVCFQCFHCRPERKSKISASRKLMLKSLMVAKAKEDLERELAEKEEQKAKYLEEKAPVLNINSMSSEELQKLCEELHSKIDVVDEERYDIEAKVMHNAREIKDLNIKVLDLRGKFKRPNLRRVRVSADAILRSLLGSKHKVSLDLRANLKSVKKEDTEKEKTAEVSDWRKNVEAMSGMEGRMKMFDAAKGPGQ